Proteins encoded by one window of Enterobacter pseudoroggenkampii:
- the serS gene encoding serine--tRNA ligase, giving the protein MLDPNLLRNEPDAVAEKLARRGFKLDVDKLRALEERRKVLQVQTENLQAERNSRSKSIGQAKARGEDIEPLRLEVNKLGEELDQAKAELDVLQTEIRDIALAIPNIPDDSVPVGKDENDNVEVKRWGTPREFDFEVRDHVTLGEMHAGLDFAAAVKLTGSRFVVMKGQIAHLHRALAQFMLDLHTEQHGYSETYVPYLVNHDTLYGTGQLPKFAGDLFHTRPLDEEADSSNYALIPTAEVPLTNLVRDEIIDEDDLPIKLTAHSPCFRSEAGSYGRDTRGLIRMHQFDKVEMVQIVRPEESMDALEEMTGHAEKVLELLGLPYRRMALCTGDMGFGACKTFDLEVWVPAQNTYREISSCSNVWDFQARRMQARCRSKSDKKTRLVHTLNGSGLAVGRTLVAVLENYQQADGRIEIPEVLRPYMKGQQYIG; this is encoded by the coding sequence ATGCTCGATCCCAATCTGCTGCGTAATGAGCCAGACGCAGTCGCTGAAAAACTGGCACGCCGGGGCTTTAAGCTGGATGTAGATAAGCTGCGCGCTCTTGAAGAGCGTCGTAAAGTTCTGCAGGTACAAACTGAAAATCTGCAGGCAGAGCGTAACTCTCGATCGAAATCCATCGGCCAGGCGAAAGCGCGCGGGGAAGATATTGAGCCATTACGCCTGGAAGTGAACAAACTGGGTGAAGAACTGGATCAGGCGAAAGCTGAGCTGGACGTTCTTCAGACCGAGATTCGTGATATTGCCCTGGCTATCCCGAATATTCCTGACGACAGCGTGCCTGTCGGCAAAGATGAAAACGACAACGTTGAAGTGAAACGCTGGGGCACGCCTCGTGAGTTTGACTTCGAGGTGCGCGATCACGTGACGCTGGGCGAAATGCACGCGGGCCTGGACTTTGCGGCAGCGGTTAAGCTGACCGGCTCTCGCTTCGTGGTGATGAAAGGCCAGATTGCCCATCTGCACCGTGCGCTGGCGCAGTTCATGCTGGATCTGCACACCGAGCAGCACGGTTACAGCGAAACCTACGTACCGTATCTGGTTAACCACGATACGCTGTACGGTACGGGCCAACTGCCGAAATTTGCCGGCGATCTGTTCCACACCCGTCCGCTGGACGAGGAAGCCGACAGCAGCAACTACGCGCTGATCCCAACCGCGGAGGTGCCGCTAACTAACCTCGTGCGTGATGAGATCATCGACGAAGACGATCTGCCGATCAAACTGACGGCGCACTCTCCGTGCTTCCGTTCTGAAGCCGGTTCTTACGGTCGCGACACGCGCGGTCTGATCCGTATGCACCAGTTCGACAAAGTCGAGATGGTGCAGATCGTCCGTCCTGAAGAATCCATGGACGCTCTGGAAGAGATGACCGGCCACGCTGAGAAAGTGCTGGAGCTGCTGGGTCTGCCGTACCGTCGTATGGCGCTGTGTACCGGTGATATGGGCTTTGGCGCCTGCAAGACCTTCGATCTGGAAGTGTGGGTGCCTGCGCAGAACACCTACCGTGAAATCTCCTCCTGCTCTAACGTCTGGGATTTCCAGGCGCGCCGCATGCAGGCTCGCTGCCGCAGCAAATCTGACAAGAAAACCCGTCTGGTGCATACCCTGAACGGTTCTGGTCTGGCTGTAGGCCGTACGCTGGTTGCCGTGCTGGAAAACTACCAGCAGGCAGACGGTCGTATTGAGATCCCTGAAGTGCTGCGTCCATACATGAAAGGCCAGCAGTACATCGGCTAA
- the dmsA gene encoding dimethylsulfoxide reductase subunit A, with amino-acid sequence MKINAPEALMAAEVTRRGLMKTTAIGGLAVASSAFTLPFTRLASAAEALSPATAPEKVVWSACTVNCGSRCPLRMHVVDGEIKYVETDNTGDDNYEGLHQVRACLRGRSMRRRVYNPDRLKYPMKRVGKRGEGKFERISWDEAYDIIATNMQRLIKEYGNESIYLNYGTGTLGGTLTRSWPPGKTLVARLMNCCGGYLNHYGDYSSAQIAAGLNYTYGGWADGNSPSDIENSKLVVLFGNNPGETRMSGGGVTYYLEQARAKSNARMIIIDPRYTDTGAGREDEWIPIRPGTDAALVSALAWVMITENLVDQSFLDKYCVGYDEKTLPASAPANGHYKAYILGQGSDGVAKTPEWASTITGIPPERIVQLAREIGSAKPAYISQGWGPQRHANGEIATRAISMLSILTGNVGIHGGNTGAREGSYEVPFERMPTLDNPVQTSISMFMWTDAIERGPEMTALRDGVRGKDKLDVPIKMIWNYAGNCLINQHSEINRTHEILQDDKKCEMIVVIDCHMTSSAIYADILLPDCTASEQMDFALDASCGNMSYVIFTDQAIKPRFECKTIYEMTSELAKRLGVEQQFTEGRTQEGWMRHLHELSRKAIPDLPDFDTFRKQGMYKQRDPEGHHVAYKAFREDPQANPLTTPSGKIEIYSEELAKIASTWELPEGDVIDPLPIYTPGFENYNDPLTAKFPLQLTGFHYKARVHSTYGNVDVLKAACRQEMWINPMDAKARGISNGDRVRIFNGRGEVHIEAKVTPRMMPGVVALGEGAWYSPDANRIDQAGSINVLTTQRPSPLAKGNPSHTNLVQVEKV; translated from the coding sequence ATGAAAATCAACGCGCCTGAAGCATTAATGGCTGCCGAGGTCACTCGCCGTGGGTTGATGAAAACCACGGCCATAGGCGGCCTGGCCGTAGCCAGCAGTGCCTTCACGCTCCCCTTTACCCGACTGGCGTCGGCGGCAGAGGCTCTGTCCCCGGCCACTGCCCCGGAAAAAGTGGTGTGGAGTGCCTGTACCGTAAACTGCGGTAGCCGTTGTCCGCTGCGTATGCATGTGGTGGATGGTGAAATTAAATATGTCGAAACCGACAATACCGGGGACGATAACTACGAAGGGTTACATCAGGTCCGTGCCTGCCTGCGTGGTCGCTCCATGCGTCGTCGTGTCTATAATCCGGACCGCCTGAAATACCCGATGAAGCGCGTCGGTAAGCGCGGGGAAGGGAAGTTCGAGCGAATTAGCTGGGATGAAGCCTACGACATCATCGCCACCAATATGCAGCGCCTTATCAAAGAGTACGGCAACGAATCCATCTACCTGAACTACGGCACCGGGACGCTCGGCGGCACGCTGACCCGCTCCTGGCCACCAGGTAAAACGCTGGTGGCGCGCCTGATGAACTGCTGCGGCGGTTATCTCAATCACTATGGTGACTACTCTTCGGCGCAGATCGCTGCTGGCCTGAACTACACCTATGGCGGCTGGGCGGACGGCAACAGCCCGTCTGATATCGAAAACAGTAAGCTGGTCGTCCTGTTTGGTAACAATCCGGGCGAAACCCGCATGAGCGGCGGCGGGGTGACCTACTACCTCGAACAGGCCCGCGCTAAATCCAATGCCCGCATGATCATCATCGATCCGCGCTATACCGACACCGGTGCCGGACGCGAAGATGAGTGGATCCCCATTCGTCCGGGTACCGATGCGGCGCTGGTCTCCGCCCTGGCGTGGGTGATGATCACAGAGAACCTTGTCGATCAGTCTTTCCTGGATAAATACTGCGTCGGCTATGACGAGAAAACCCTGCCCGCCAGCGCGCCGGCAAACGGTCACTACAAGGCGTATATCCTCGGTCAGGGCAGCGATGGTGTAGCAAAAACGCCGGAATGGGCGTCCACCATCACCGGCATCCCGCCAGAGCGTATCGTTCAGCTGGCGCGTGAGATTGGCTCAGCCAAACCGGCCTATATCAGCCAGGGCTGGGGGCCGCAGCGTCATGCGAACGGTGAAATCGCGACCCGTGCCATCTCCATGCTCTCCATTCTGACCGGCAACGTCGGCATTCACGGCGGTAACACCGGCGCGCGTGAAGGCTCATATGAAGTGCCGTTCGAACGTATGCCGACGCTGGATAACCCGGTTCAGACCAGCATCTCCATGTTTATGTGGACCGATGCGATCGAACGGGGTCCGGAAATGACCGCCCTGCGCGACGGCGTACGCGGCAAAGACAAGCTGGACGTGCCGATCAAGATGATCTGGAACTATGCCGGTAACTGTCTCATTAACCAGCATTCAGAAATCAACCGCACCCATGAAATCCTGCAGGATGACAAGAAGTGCGAGATGATTGTAGTGATCGACTGCCACATGACCTCCTCGGCGATATATGCCGATATCCTGCTACCGGACTGCACCGCCTCTGAGCAGATGGATTTCGCGCTGGACGCCTCCTGCGGCAACATGTCCTACGTGATCTTTACTGACCAGGCTATTAAACCGCGCTTCGAGTGCAAAACCATCTATGAGATGACCTCTGAGCTGGCGAAACGTCTTGGCGTTGAGCAGCAGTTTACCGAGGGACGTACTCAGGAAGGGTGGATGCGTCATCTGCATGAACTCTCCCGTAAAGCGATCCCTGACCTGCCGGACTTCGACACCTTCCGCAAGCAGGGTATGTACAAACAGCGCGATCCGGAAGGGCATCACGTAGCGTATAAAGCGTTCCGTGAAGATCCTCAGGCGAACCCGTTGACCACGCCGTCGGGCAAAATCGAAATCTACTCCGAAGAGCTGGCAAAAATCGCGTCGACCTGGGAGCTGCCGGAAGGAGACGTTATCGATCCGCTGCCGATCTACACGCCAGGTTTCGAAAACTACAACGATCCGCTGACGGCGAAATTCCCGCTGCAGCTGACCGGTTTCCACTACAAAGCGCGCGTGCACTCCACCTACGGCAACGTCGACGTGCTGAAAGCCGCCTGCCGTCAGGAGATGTGGATCAACCCGATGGATGCTAAAGCACGCGGCATCAGCAATGGCGATCGCGTACGCATCTTCAACGGTCGCGGCGAGGTGCACATTGAGGCCAAAGTGACGCCGCGCATGATGCCAGGCGTGGTGGCGCTGGGGGAAGGGGCCTGGTACAGCCCTGATGCCAACCGCATCGACCAGGCGGGCAGTATTAACGTGCTGACCACGCAGCGTCCGTCGCCGCTGGCGAAGGGCAACCCATCCCACACAAACCTTGTCCAGGTTGAAAAGGTTTAA
- a CDS encoding DMSO/selenate family reductase complex B subunit, protein MTTQYGFFIDSSRCTGCKTCELACKDYKDLTPDVSFRRIYEYAGGDWQEDNGVWHQNVFAYYLSIACNHCEDPACTKVCPSGAMHKREDGFVVVDEDVCIGCRYCHMACPYGAPQYNAAKGHMTKCDGCHTRVADGKKPICVESCPLRALDFGPIEELRQKHGQLAAVAPLPSAHFTKPSIVIKPNANSRPTGDTTGYLANPKEV, encoded by the coding sequence ATGACAACCCAGTATGGATTTTTTATTGATTCCAGCCGTTGCACCGGGTGCAAAACCTGCGAGCTGGCCTGTAAAGATTACAAAGACCTGACCCCGGACGTCAGCTTCCGCCGCATTTACGAATACGCCGGTGGCGACTGGCAGGAAGATAACGGCGTCTGGCATCAGAACGTCTTTGCGTACTACCTGTCGATTGCCTGTAACCATTGTGAAGATCCGGCCTGTACCAAGGTCTGCCCGAGCGGTGCGATGCACAAGCGCGAAGACGGTTTTGTGGTGGTGGATGAAGATGTCTGTATCGGCTGCCGCTACTGCCATATGGCCTGTCCGTATGGCGCGCCACAGTACAACGCTGCCAAGGGCCATATGACCAAATGCGATGGTTGCCACACCCGCGTAGCGGATGGCAAAAAGCCGATTTGCGTCGAGTCCTGTCCGCTGCGCGCGCTGGACTTCGGCCCGATTGAAGAGCTGCGTCAGAAACACGGTCAGCTCGCCGCCGTGGCACCGCTGCCGTCTGCGCACTTCACGAAGCCGAGTATTGTGATTAAACCTAACGCCAACAGCCGTCCTACAGGTGACACCACCGGCTACCTGGCAAATCCGAAGGAGGTGTGA
- a CDS encoding dimethyl sulfoxide reductase anchor subunit family protein: protein MGSGWHEWPLMIFTVFGQCVAGGFIVLALALLKGNLNAEQQQRLVLSMFGLWVLMGIGFIASTLHLGSPMRAFNSLNRVGASSLSNEIASGAIFFAVGGLGWLLAAMKKLPAGLRSLWLILTMVLGVVFVWMMVRVYNTIDTVPTWYSVWTPMSFFLTMFIGGPLLGYLLLRVAGVDGWAMRLLPAVSLLALVVSAMVALMQGSELATIHSSIQQASALVPDYGSLMAWRIVLLVAALVFWIAPQLKGYQPALPLLSLAFVLVLAGELIGRGVFYGLHMTVGMAVAS from the coding sequence ATGGGAAGTGGATGGCATGAATGGCCGCTGATGATCTTCACGGTCTTTGGCCAGTGCGTGGCGGGCGGTTTCATTGTGCTCGCGCTGGCGTTGTTAAAAGGGAACCTCAATGCCGAACAGCAGCAGCGTCTGGTGTTGAGCATGTTTGGCCTGTGGGTGCTGATGGGAATTGGCTTTATCGCCTCCACTCTGCACCTGGGTTCACCGATGCGCGCGTTCAACTCTCTAAACCGCGTGGGAGCCTCATCCCTCAGTAACGAGATTGCCAGCGGGGCAATTTTCTTTGCCGTCGGTGGTCTGGGCTGGTTGCTGGCCGCGATGAAGAAATTGCCTGCGGGTCTGCGCAGCCTGTGGCTGATCCTGACCATGGTGCTGGGCGTGGTGTTCGTGTGGATGATGGTGCGTGTGTATAACACTATCGATACCGTTCCAACCTGGTACAGCGTCTGGACGCCGATGAGCTTCTTCCTGACGATGTTTATCGGCGGGCCGCTGCTGGGCTACCTGCTGCTGCGCGTGGCGGGTGTCGACGGATGGGCAATGCGTTTGCTGCCCGCTGTTTCGCTGCTGGCGCTGGTAGTGAGTGCGATGGTCGCCCTGATGCAGGGTTCTGAACTGGCAACCATTCACAGCTCTATCCAGCAGGCCTCTGCCCTGGTGCCGGACTACGGTTCTCTGATGGCCTGGCGTATCGTTCTGCTGGTCGCTGCGCTGGTATTCTGGATTGCTCCTCAGCTCAAAGGCTATCAGCCTGCGCTGCCGCTGTTGTCACTGGCTTTTGTGCTGGTACTGGCGGGTGAGCTGATTGGTCGCGGCGTGTTCTATGGATTGCATATGACCGTTGGTATGGCTGTCGCCAGCTAA
- a CDS encoding MFS transporter: MTTYTRPVLLLLCGLLLLTLAIAVLNTLVPLWLAHENLPTWQVGMVSSSFFTGNLLGTLVTGSLIKRFGFNRSYYLASLIFAAGCAGLGLMVGFWSWMAWRFIAGVGCAMIWVVVESALMCSGTSRNRGRLLAAYMMVYYVGTVLGQLMVSKLPTDLMSVLPWVTGMVLAAILPLLFTRIVNQNSEHQEATHVWPMLRLRQARLGVNGCIISGIVLGSLYGLMPLYLNHQGVSDSGIGFWMAVMVSAGIVGQWPIGRLADRFGRLLVLRVQVFVVIMGCLAMLSNAAMAPALFILGAAGFTLYPVAMAWACEKVEHHQLVAMNQALLLSYTIGSLLGPTFTAMLMQNYSDNLLFIMIASVSFIYLLMLLRKAGEHPTPVAHA; the protein is encoded by the coding sequence ATGACCACCTATACCCGGCCAGTGCTGCTGTTGCTCTGTGGCCTGCTTCTGTTGACCCTGGCGATCGCAGTGTTAAATACGCTCGTCCCGCTTTGGCTCGCCCATGAAAACTTACCGACCTGGCAGGTGGGTATGGTCAGCTCGTCCTTTTTTACCGGGAACCTGCTTGGTACGCTGGTGACCGGGAGCCTGATTAAGCGCTTTGGCTTTAACCGCAGCTATTATCTGGCCTCGCTGATTTTCGCCGCCGGGTGTGCCGGGCTGGGCCTGATGGTCGGCTTCTGGAGCTGGATGGCATGGCGCTTTATCGCTGGCGTAGGCTGCGCGATGATTTGGGTGGTGGTTGAAAGTGCGCTGATGTGCAGCGGCACCTCCCGCAACCGCGGACGCCTGCTGGCGGCCTATATGATGGTTTACTACGTCGGCACCGTGCTGGGACAACTGATGGTCAGCAAGCTGCCAACCGACCTGATGAGCGTTCTGCCGTGGGTAACGGGCATGGTGCTGGCCGCGATCCTGCCGCTGCTCTTCACGCGCATTGTGAACCAGAACAGCGAGCATCAGGAAGCGACACACGTCTGGCCAATGCTCAGACTCCGTCAGGCGCGTCTGGGCGTTAACGGCTGCATTATCTCGGGGATTGTACTGGGCTCGCTCTATGGCCTGATGCCGCTCTATCTTAATCATCAGGGCGTCAGCGATTCCGGAATTGGCTTCTGGATGGCGGTCATGGTAAGCGCGGGTATTGTCGGGCAGTGGCCGATTGGCCGTCTGGCGGATCGTTTCGGTCGTCTGCTGGTGCTGCGCGTTCAGGTCTTCGTGGTGATCATGGGCTGTCTTGCCATGCTCAGCAACGCCGCGATGGCGCCTGCGCTGTTTATTCTCGGGGCCGCCGGCTTTACGCTCTATCCGGTTGCGATGGCCTGGGCCTGTGAGAAAGTAGAACATCACCAGCTGGTGGCAATGAACCAGGCGCTGTTACTGAGCTATACCATCGGCAGTTTATTAGGGCCGACGTTTACCGCGATGCTGATGCAGAATTACTCTGATAATTTATTGTTTATCATGATCGCCAGCGTATCGTTTATTTATCTCTTAATGCTGCTGCGCAAAGCGGGCGAACACCCAACGCCTGTGGCTCATGCCTGA
- a CDS encoding anti-virulence regulator CigR family protein has protein sequence MSIRRFSTTALAVVLSLTFATAPVMANPGNGNGNGHGNGGGQGNSGSHGNGNSGNHGNKQNNGQDNPGKSDKSVKSSKDVGSDVDARVSFDHARHLALNYGLTGYKSLPPGIAKNLARGKPLPPGIAKKAVPASMLDQLPSYPGYEWRVVGDDLVLIALSTAIVTSVINGVFK, from the coding sequence ATGTCTATTCGTCGTTTTTCCACTACCGCACTGGCCGTAGTGTTGTCTTTAACGTTTGCAACGGCTCCGGTCATGGCTAATCCTGGCAACGGGAATGGCAATGGTCACGGAAACGGTGGCGGACAGGGTAACAGCGGCAGTCATGGAAACGGGAATTCTGGTAACCATGGCAATAAGCAAAATAACGGTCAGGATAACCCTGGAAAATCGGATAAGAGCGTTAAAAGCAGTAAAGATGTCGGTAGCGATGTCGACGCTCGCGTGAGTTTCGATCATGCCCGCCATCTGGCGCTGAATTATGGCTTAACGGGCTATAAGTCTCTGCCTCCGGGTATCGCGAAAAACCTGGCGCGTGGTAAGCCGTTGCCTCCGGGGATTGCGAAGAAGGCCGTGCCAGCCTCAATGCTGGACCAGCTTCCTTCCTATCCAGGCTATGAGTGGCGGGTAGTGGGTGACGACCTGGTCTTAATTGCACTGAGTACAGCTATTGTGACGTCCGTTATTAACGGCGTCTTTAAATAG
- the pflA gene encoding pyruvate formate lyase 1-activating protein, producing MSTIGRIHSFESCGTVDGPGIRFITFFQGCLMRCLYCHNRDTWDTHGGKEVTVDDLMKEVVTYRHFMNASGGGVTASGGEAILQAEFVRDWFRACRKEGIHTCLDTNGFVRRYDPVIDELLEVTDLVMLDLKQMNDEIHQNLVGVSNHRTLEFAKYIADKGIKTWIRYVVVPGWSDDDDSAHRLGEFTRDMGNVEKIELLPYHELGKHKWVAMGEEYKLDGVKPPKKETMERVKDILEQYGHKVMY from the coding sequence ATGTCAACTATTGGTCGTATTCACTCCTTTGAATCCTGTGGCACCGTCGATGGCCCGGGTATCCGCTTTATCACCTTTTTCCAGGGCTGCCTGATGCGCTGCCTGTACTGCCATAACCGAGACACCTGGGACACGCACGGCGGTAAAGAAGTCACCGTCGACGATCTGATGAAAGAGGTGGTGACCTATCGCCACTTTATGAACGCCTCCGGCGGCGGCGTCACCGCATCCGGCGGTGAAGCCATTCTGCAGGCTGAATTTGTCCGCGACTGGTTCCGCGCCTGCCGCAAAGAAGGCATTCATACCTGTCTCGATACCAACGGCTTTGTACGTCGCTACGATCCGGTTATCGACGAGCTGCTCGAAGTGACCGATCTGGTGATGCTCGATCTCAAACAGATGAACGATGAGATCCACCAGAACCTCGTTGGTGTTTCAAACCACCGCACGCTGGAATTTGCCAAATACATTGCCGATAAAGGCATTAAAACCTGGATCCGCTACGTGGTGGTGCCTGGCTGGTCAGACGACGACGACTCCGCGCACCGCCTCGGGGAATTTACTCGCGATATGGGCAACGTCGAGAAAATCGAGCTTCTGCCCTATCACGAGCTGGGTAAACATAAGTGGGTGGCAATGGGTGAAGAGTACAAACTCGATGGCGTGAAGCCGCCGAAGAAAGAGACGATGGAACGCGTCAAAGATATTCTTGAACAGTACGGCCACAAGGTAATGTATTAA
- the pflB gene encoding formate C-acetyltransferase has protein sequence MSELNEKLATAWEGFAKGDWQNEVNVRDFIQKNYTPYEGDESFLAGATDATTKLWDSVMEGVKLENRTHAPVDFDTSVASTITSHDAGYINKALEKIVGLQTEAPLKRAIIPFGGIKMVEGSCKAYNRELDPMLKKIFTEYRKTHNQGVFDVYTKDILNCRKSGVLTGLPDAYGRGRIIGDYRRVALYGIDFLMKDKYAQFVSLQSDLENGVNLEATIRLREEIAEQHRALGQIKEMAAKYGCDISGPATNAQEAIQWTYFGYLAAVKSQNGAAMSFGRVSTFLDAYIERDLKAGKITEQDAQEMIDHLVMKLRMVRFLRTPEYDELFSGDPIWATESIGGMGVDGRTLVTKNSFRFLNTLYTMGPSPEPNITVLWSEKLPLNFKKFAAKVSIDTSSLQYENDDLMRPDFNNDDYAIACCVSPMVVGKQMQFFGARANLAKTMLYAINGGVDEKLKMQVGPKSEPIKGDVLNFDEVMDRMDHFMDWLAKQYVTALNVIHYMHDKYSYEASLMALHDRDVIRTMACGIAGLSVAADSLSAIKYAKVKPIRDEDGLAIDFEIEGEYPQFGNNDSRVDDMAVDLVERFMKKIQKLTTYRNAIPTQSVLTITSNVVYGKKTGNTPDGRRAGAPFGPGANPMHGRDQKGAVASLTSVAKLPFAYAKDGISYTFSIVPNALGKDDEVRKTNLAGLMDGYFHHEASIEGGQHLNVNVMNREMLLDAMEHPEKYPQLTIRVSGYAVRFNSLTKEQQQDVITRTFTQSM, from the coding sequence ATGTCCGAGCTTAATGAAAAGTTAGCCACAGCCTGGGAAGGTTTTGCGAAAGGTGACTGGCAGAATGAAGTAAACGTACGTGACTTCATTCAGAAAAACTATACCCCGTATGAAGGTGACGAATCCTTCCTGGCTGGCGCAACTGACGCGACCACCAAGCTGTGGGACAGCGTAATGGAAGGCGTTAAACTGGAAAACCGCACTCACGCGCCAGTTGATTTTGACACCTCCGTTGCTTCCACCATCACTTCTCACGATGCTGGCTATATCAACAAAGCCCTTGAGAAAATCGTTGGTCTGCAGACTGAAGCACCACTGAAACGCGCAATCATCCCGTTCGGTGGCATCAAAATGGTTGAAGGTTCCTGCAAAGCGTATAACCGCGAGCTGGACCCAATGCTGAAAAAAATCTTCACCGAATACCGCAAAACCCACAACCAGGGTGTATTCGATGTTTACACCAAAGACATTCTGAACTGCCGTAAATCTGGCGTTCTGACTGGTCTGCCAGATGCGTATGGCCGTGGCCGTATCATCGGTGACTACCGTCGCGTTGCGCTGTACGGTATCGACTTCCTGATGAAAGACAAATACGCTCAGTTCGTGTCTCTGCAGTCCGATCTGGAAAACGGCGTAAACCTGGAAGCGACTATCCGTCTGCGTGAAGAAATCGCTGAACAGCACCGCGCGCTGGGTCAGATCAAAGAGATGGCGGCTAAATATGGCTGCGATATCTCTGGTCCTGCTACCAACGCTCAGGAAGCTATCCAGTGGACCTACTTCGGCTACCTGGCCGCAGTTAAGTCTCAGAACGGTGCAGCGATGTCCTTCGGTCGCGTATCCACCTTCCTGGATGCTTACATCGAACGTGACCTGAAAGCAGGCAAAATCACCGAACAAGACGCTCAGGAAATGATTGACCACCTGGTCATGAAACTGCGTATGGTTCGCTTCCTGCGTACGCCTGAATACGATGAGCTGTTCTCCGGTGACCCAATCTGGGCAACTGAATCCATCGGCGGTATGGGCGTTGACGGCCGTACTCTGGTGACCAAAAACAGCTTCCGCTTCCTGAACACCCTGTACACCATGGGTCCTTCTCCGGAGCCGAACATCACCGTTCTGTGGTCTGAAAAACTGCCTCTGAACTTCAAGAAATTCGCCGCTAAAGTGTCCATCGACACCTCTTCTCTGCAGTACGAGAACGATGACCTGATGCGTCCGGACTTCAACAACGACGATTACGCTATCGCTTGCTGCGTAAGCCCAATGGTTGTTGGTAAACAAATGCAGTTCTTCGGTGCGCGTGCAAACCTGGCGAAAACCATGCTGTACGCAATCAACGGCGGCGTTGATGAAAAACTGAAAATGCAGGTTGGTCCTAAGTCTGAACCGATCAAAGGCGACGTTCTGAACTTCGACGAAGTGATGGACCGCATGGATCACTTCATGGACTGGCTGGCGAAACAGTACGTCACTGCGCTGAACGTTATCCACTACATGCACGACAAGTACAGCTACGAAGCTTCTCTGATGGCGCTGCACGACCGTGACGTTATCCGCACCATGGCGTGTGGTATCGCAGGTCTGTCCGTTGCTGCTGACTCCCTGTCTGCAATCAAATATGCGAAAGTTAAACCAATTCGTGACGAAGACGGTCTGGCTATCGACTTCGAAATCGAAGGCGAATATCCGCAGTTTGGTAACAACGATTCTCGCGTTGATGACATGGCGGTTGACCTGGTAGAACGTTTCATGAAGAAAATTCAGAAACTGACTACCTACCGTAACGCTATCCCGACTCAGTCTGTTCTGACCATCACCTCTAACGTTGTGTATGGTAAGAAAACCGGTAACACCCCAGACGGTCGTCGTGCTGGCGCGCCATTCGGCCCAGGTGCTAACCCAATGCACGGTCGTGACCAGAAAGGTGCGGTTGCCTCTCTGACCTCCGTTGCTAAACTGCCGTTTGCTTACGCGAAAGATGGTATCTCTTACACCTTCTCTATCGTGCCAAACGCGCTGGGTAAAGACGACGAAGTGCGTAAAACTAACCTCGCGGGTCTGATGGATGGTTACTTCCACCACGAAGCGTCCATCGAAGGTGGTCAGCACCTGAACGTGAACGTTATGAACCGTGAAATGCTGCTCGACGCGATGGAACACCCTGAGAAATATCCTCAGCTGACCATCCGCGTATCTGGCTACGCAGTACGTTTTAACTCCCTGACTAAAGAACAGCAGCAGGACGTTATCACCCGTACTTTCACTCAGTCCATGTAA
- the focA gene encoding formate transporter FocA has product MKADNPFDLLLPAAMAKVAEEAGVYKATKHPMKTFYLAITAGVFISIAFVFYITATTGTAGMPFGMAKLIGGICFSLGLILCVICGADLFTSTVLIVVAKASGRITWGQLARNWLNVYVGNLVGCLLFVLLMWLSGEYMTANGGWGLNVLQTADHKMHHTFIEAVALGILANLMVCLAVWMSYSGRSLMDKALIMVLPVAMFVASGFEHSIANMFMIPMGIVIRDFASPEFWTAVGSSPESFSHLTIMNFITDNLIPVTIGNIIGGGLLVGLTYWVIYLRGDDHH; this is encoded by the coding sequence GTGAAAGCTGACAACCCTTTTGATCTTTTACTCCCCGCTGCAATGGCTAAAGTTGCCGAAGAAGCGGGTGTCTATAAAGCAACGAAACACCCGATGAAGACGTTCTATCTGGCGATCACGGCTGGTGTGTTCATCTCTATCGCTTTCGTCTTCTACATCACCGCCACCACCGGTACAGCCGGAATGCCTTTCGGCATGGCCAAACTGATTGGCGGCATTTGCTTCTCACTGGGTCTGATTCTCTGCGTCATCTGCGGCGCCGACCTCTTCACCTCAACGGTGCTGATTGTCGTGGCCAAGGCCAGCGGAAGAATTACCTGGGGTCAGCTGGCACGTAACTGGCTTAACGTCTACGTGGGTAACCTGGTTGGCTGTCTGCTCTTTGTTTTGTTGATGTGGCTTTCTGGCGAGTACATGACCGCCAACGGTGGCTGGGGCCTTAACGTCCTGCAAACCGCCGACCACAAAATGCACCACACATTTATCGAAGCCGTTGCTCTCGGCATCCTCGCTAACCTGATGGTCTGCCTGGCTGTATGGATGAGCTACTCGGGTCGTAGCCTGATGGACAAAGCCTTAATTATGGTTCTGCCGGTTGCGATGTTCGTTGCCAGCGGCTTTGAGCACAGTATCGCGAATATGTTCATGATCCCAATGGGCATTGTTATCCGCGACTTTGCGAGCCCGGAGTTCTGGACCGCAGTTGGTTCATCCCCGGAAAGTTTCTCTCACCTGACTATTATGAATTTCATTACTGATAACCTGATCCCTGTCACTATCGGGAACATTATCGGTGGGGGTCTGTTAGTTGGGTTGACATACTGGGTCATTTACCTGCGTGGCGACGATCATCATTGA